Proteins from a genomic interval of Nostoc sp. TCL240-02:
- a CDS encoding non-ribosomal peptide synthetase, which yields MKTLDELLSELRQRDVKLWLEGDRLRYRAAKDSLTPELLTELKTQKAEIINFLRQITTAASSQIPPIVACERNGNLPLSFGQQRIWFLHQFEPNSSSNNMPVVVRFTGNLNVAFLEESLREVVRRHEVLRTTFPAVNGKPTQVIATDVSLTLPVIDLRQVPDEKREAEALLLATKEAHQPFDLANGPILRLLLLRLSDREHLLIWNMHCIVCDGASSDIFYQDFTTIYKALSAGNASPLTPLPVQYADFTNWQYQWLQGEVLESQVNYWKQKLEGNLPIIELPYDHPRPHGVQTYQGDRAALLLSKTLNHALTDLSQKWGVTLFMTLLTVFELLLYRYSGQEDLLISFASASRGQVETERLIGFFSNTLVMRGNLAGNPTFRQLLDRVRKDCLEAYTHQDLPFERLIEELRPEQQSRNSSPLFQVKFSLNPPWSNGRGMGALQLPDLTITSLFGYIYHGKTKYDLTLVLREQDNGLGMVFDYNAEMFDASTIERMLGHFKTLLEGIVANPDQPISELSLLTVPEQHQLLVDWNGKQADYPQNTCIHQWFEAQAKRTPDNIAVSSENQQLTYQELNQRANQLADYLQTLGVKSGVLVGLYVKPSLEMIVGLLGILKAGGTYVSIAATSGQDSLSFILKDAQISIVLTQSSLVEKFSERQVQVICLDNDWEAIALHTTENQDYYTTDQTLACVMYVSGGNGKFNGIAITHRNLVTHSLAISDTWELTQSDRLLLILSISYDSFIESLFPTWIAGATVILQSQELQSTAQFFPFIAQQQITVVNLPTYFWHQLVKEPTLSPQTLPVSLRLVVVGGEKVSRNTYLTWVEKVGKQVRWLNSYGSLETTLTATVYDPATAIEASNTRSEIPIGKAIANTQIYILDRRSQPLPIGVTGEIYISGIGVTQGYFNRTELTSEKFIPNPFSSESGSYLYRSGDLGRYLSDGNIEFIGRRDNQAKIRGFRIELTEIETILAQYLGVQNAAVIAREDVSGDKHLVAYLVPKQDETIGSEQLLTFLQQKLPEHLLPTFVIVDSLPLNANGQVDRQALLGLNPTNIEREKIFATAENPLQLQLTEIWENVLGVHPIGITDNFFDLGGHSLLAVRLFSQIEKIVGKNLALSILLQAPTIEQLANIVEREICSKPGIAAVPTADVKSETSIPWSSLVAIQPNGSKPPFFCVHGLGGEVLRFRELAVHLGSDQPFYGLQPQGLDGKQLPYTRIEDMAAHYIQQIQIIQPREPYLIGGYSSGGIIAYEMARQLTIQGKKVALLVLFDTYGSKNTESISLQKPASRDWKSLLAIASNYIIEQVKRNTERFKYQVKEILWRFVFHFHLILGRPLPYSNRKFMVEHATIQALRKYVLQVYSGKATVFRTEDGLVVGQREADAKMGWGKLALGGVDIYDISGIHNSIFKEPHVRSVSEKMKSCIDQIIAETIGKK from the coding sequence ATGAAAACATTAGATGAACTACTCTCTGAACTACGTCAGCGCGATGTCAAACTTTGGCTAGAGGGCGATCGCTTACGCTATCGGGCAGCAAAAGACAGTCTCACACCAGAATTGCTCACCGAGTTAAAAACTCAAAAAGCCGAAATCATCAACTTTCTGCGACAAATCACTACAGCCGCCAGTTCACAGATTCCCCCAATTGTTGCTTGTGAACGGAATGGCAACTTGCCGCTTTCCTTTGGTCAGCAACGGATATGGTTCCTGCATCAGTTTGAACCTAACAGTTCCTCAAATAATATGCCCGTTGTGGTGCGTTTTACGGGGAATCTCAATGTTGCTTTCTTAGAGGAAAGTTTGAGAGAAGTCGTTCGCCGCCATGAAGTTCTGCGGACAACTTTTCCAGCCGTGAATGGAAAACCTACTCAAGTCATCGCCACTGATGTTTCTTTGACGCTGCCAGTAATTGATTTGCGGCAAGTACCAGATGAAAAAAGAGAGGCGGAAGCTCTTTTACTGGCAACTAAAGAAGCTCATCAACCTTTTGATCTAGCCAATGGGCCGATTTTGCGATTGCTGCTGCTGCGATTGAGCGATCGCGAGCATCTGCTAATCTGGAATATGCACTGCATAGTTTGTGATGGAGCTTCTTCTGATATATTTTATCAAGACTTCACTACCATCTATAAAGCATTGTCGGCAGGGAATGCTTCTCCTTTAACTCCCTTACCAGTGCAGTATGCGGATTTTACCAATTGGCAATATCAATGGCTCCAGGGAGAGGTTTTAGAGTCACAGGTAAACTACTGGAAGCAAAAGCTAGAAGGCAATTTACCGATCATTGAGTTACCTTACGATCATCCCCGTCCTCACGGTGTGCAGACATATCAGGGCGATCGCGCTGCCCTGCTGCTATCAAAGACGCTGAACCATGCCCTGACAGACCTGAGTCAAAAATGGGGTGTTACCCTCTTCATGACTCTCCTAACAGTGTTTGAGCTATTGCTCTACCGTTATTCTGGACAAGAAGACCTACTGATTAGCTTTGCCAGTGCAAGTCGGGGACAAGTAGAAACCGAGCGGCTGATTGGATTTTTCTCTAATACTCTTGTAATGCGGGGTAACTTAGCAGGAAATCCAACTTTTCGACAATTGTTAGACCGTGTGCGTAAGGATTGCTTAGAGGCTTATACCCATCAAGACTTACCATTTGAGAGACTAATTGAAGAACTTAGACCAGAACAACAAAGTCGGAACAGTTCGCCTTTATTTCAAGTAAAGTTCTCCCTCAATCCTCCTTGGTCAAATGGTCGTGGTATGGGGGCATTGCAACTACCTGATTTGACTATTACTTCTCTATTTGGTTATATCTATCATGGTAAAACCAAATACGATCTGACATTAGTCTTGCGGGAACAGGATAATGGTCTGGGTATGGTATTTGATTACAATGCCGAGATGTTTGATGCCAGTACCATAGAGCGAATGTTGGGACACTTCAAAACTTTACTCGAAGGCATTGTTGCTAATCCCGATCAGCCGATATCTGAATTATCTCTGTTGACAGTACCTGAACAGCATCAATTATTAGTTGACTGGAATGGCAAACAGGCTGATTATCCGCAGAATACTTGTATTCATCAGTGGTTTGAGGCTCAAGCTAAACGAACTCCAGATAATATTGCAGTAAGTTCTGAAAATCAGCAACTAACCTATCAGGAACTCAACCAGCGTGCAAATCAATTAGCCGACTATTTGCAAACTCTAGGGGTAAAATCAGGGGTACTCGTCGGTCTTTATGTAAAGCCTTCGCTAGAGATGATTGTAGGGCTGTTGGGTATTTTGAAAGCTGGGGGAACTTACGTATCCATAGCTGCGACATCTGGGCAAGATAGTCTGTCTTTCATTTTAAAAGATGCCCAAATATCCATAGTGTTAACCCAAAGCTCATTGGTTGAGAAGTTCTCTGAGCGTCAGGTACAAGTTATCTGTTTGGATAATGATTGGGAAGCGATTGCACTACACACAACAGAAAATCAAGATTACTATACCACAGATCAGACTCTAGCCTGTGTAATGTATGTGTCCGGCGGCAATGGAAAATTCAATGGTATAGCCATTACCCACCGTAATCTTGTCACCCACAGCCTAGCAATCAGTGACACTTGGGAGTTGACCCAGAGCGATCGCCTCCTACTCATACTTAGTATCAGTTACGATTCTTTCATTGAATCACTTTTCCCCACTTGGATTGCTGGTGCTACTGTAATTCTCCAGTCTCAAGAGCTACAATCGACAGCGCAGTTTTTCCCATTCATTGCTCAACAACAGATTACCGTTGTTAATCTACCTACTTATTTTTGGCATCAGTTAGTTAAAGAGCCGACTCTATCTCCACAAACCTTGCCAGTCAGCTTGCGCTTAGTCGTGGTTGGTGGTGAAAAAGTCTCACGTAATACTTATTTAACTTGGGTAGAAAAAGTTGGCAAGCAAGTACGTTGGCTTAATAGCTATGGATCGCTAGAAACAACTTTAACCGCCACGGTTTACGATCCGGCAACTGCCATTGAAGCCAGTAACACTCGGTCAGAAATTCCTATAGGAAAAGCGATCGCCAATACCCAAATCTACATTCTCGATCGGCGATCGCAACCCCTGCCAATTGGCGTTACTGGCGAAATCTACATCAGTGGTATCGGTGTTACACAAGGCTACTTTAATCGTACTGAGTTAACATCTGAGAAATTTATCCCTAACCCCTTTAGCAGCGAATCTGGGTCATACCTTTACAGAAGTGGCGACTTAGGACGCTACTTAAGTGACGGCAATATTGAGTTTATTGGCCGCCGAGATAATCAGGCTAAAATTCGCGGCTTTCGGATTGAGTTGACAGAAATTGAGACAATTTTAGCTCAATATCTAGGCGTGCAGAACGCTGCGGTGATTGCCAGAGAAGATGTTTCTGGAGACAAACATTTAGTTGCTTATCTTGTCCCCAAACAAGACGAGACGATTGGGAGTGAGCAACTACTGACTTTTCTCCAGCAAAAGCTACCTGAGCATTTGTTGCCTACCTTTGTCATAGTTGATTCTCTGCCGTTGAATGCTAATGGTCAAGTTGATCGTCAAGCCTTACTTGGTCTTAATCCAACGAATATTGAAAGAGAAAAAATATTTGCTACAGCAGAAAATCCATTACAACTTCAATTAACAGAAATCTGGGAAAATGTTTTAGGAGTTCATCCGATTGGAATAACAGATAACTTTTTTGATTTGGGTGGACACTCACTGCTGGCAGTACGTCTATTTTCTCAGATTGAAAAGATAGTAGGCAAAAATCTAGCTCTATCTATACTTTTGCAAGCCCCAACTATTGAGCAGTTAGCTAATATTGTTGAGCGAGAAATATGCTCAAAACCTGGGATTGCGGCGGTGCCAACAGCTGATGTCAAATCTGAAACATCAATTCCTTGGTCATCTTTAGTAGCTATTCAGCCCAACGGTTCTAAGCCTCCTTTCTTCTGTGTACATGGTTTGGGTGGAGAAGTTCTACGTTTCCGTGAATTGGCTGTGCATTTAGGATCAGATCAACCATTTTATGGACTACAACCACAAGGGTTAGATGGAAAACAGCTTCCTTATACCCGAATTGAAGACATGGCAGCGCATTACATTCAACAAATCCAGATTATTCAGCCACGTGAGCCTTATTTAATCGGTGGATACTCCTCTGGTGGTATAATTGCTTACGAGATGGCTCGGCAATTGACCATACAAGGTAAGAAAGTAGCTTTATTAGTTCTATTTGATACTTATGGTTCAAAAAATACTGAATCCATATCATTACAAAAGCCAGCCTCTCGTGATTGGAAGAGTCTTTTAGCAATTGCATCTAACTATATTATTGAGCAGGTAAAAAGAAATACAGAACGGTTTAAGTATCAAGTCAAAGAGATACTCTGGCGGTTTGTCTTTCACTTTCACTTGATTCTCGGTCGCCCTTTACCTTACTCCAACCGGAAATTTATGGTGGAACATGCCACTATACAAGCGCTAAGAAAATATGTTCTACAAGTTTACTCAGGTAAAGCAACCGTATTCCGAACAGAAGATGGTCTTGTAGTTGGACAACGAGAGGCTGATGCCAAAATGGGTTGGGGTAAATTGGCATTAGGAGGAGTGGATATTTATGATATTTCTGGGATTCATAATTCCATTTTTAAAGAACCCCATGTACGATCTGTGTCTGAAAAAATGAAGTCTTGCATAGATCAAATTATTGCAGAAACCATAGGAAAGAAGTAA
- a CDS encoding aldo/keto reductase, whose translation MQTLQKLSLPSMGCGTWAWGNQLLWGYDESMDDQLQAVFNLCVNNGVTLFDTGDSYGTGRLNGRSELLLGRFSREYLGSNKENICIATKLAAYPWRWTRQSMVKACKSSAQRLGKNVDLVQMHWSTANYAPWQEVGLLDGLTDLYEQGLVKGVGLSNYGPKRLKQVQKKFAERGVPITTLQVQYSLLSTYPVTQLGLKDLCDELGIKLIAYSPLALGLLTGKYSEQDPLPKGIRGLLFRQILPGMRSLLGCLREVAESRNKTMSQVAINWCIYKETIPIPGAKSVEQARENIGALGWQLNVSEIAELDKAAANVGKKMVQNIFQTK comes from the coding sequence ATGCAGACTCTCCAAAAACTCTCCCTCCCAAGCATGGGCTGCGGGACTTGGGCCTGGGGCAATCAACTGCTTTGGGGATATGATGAAAGTATGGATGACCAGTTGCAAGCGGTGTTTAACCTTTGCGTAAACAACGGTGTGACTTTATTTGATACGGGTGATTCTTACGGAACTGGGAGATTGAATGGTCGAAGTGAGTTACTTCTGGGACGATTCAGCCGAGAATATTTAGGTTCAAACAAAGAAAATATTTGTATTGCGACTAAGCTCGCTGCTTACCCGTGGAGATGGACACGTCAATCAATGGTAAAGGCTTGCAAATCATCTGCCCAACGCCTAGGAAAAAACGTAGATTTGGTACAGATGCACTGGTCAACAGCAAATTATGCCCCTTGGCAAGAGGTAGGGCTGTTAGATGGTCTTACCGATTTATATGAGCAAGGACTGGTCAAGGGAGTAGGACTGTCCAATTATGGGCCTAAACGGCTTAAGCAAGTCCAGAAAAAGTTTGCTGAACGAGGTGTTCCTATTACTACTCTACAAGTTCAATACTCTTTGTTGTCTACATATCCTGTCACCCAATTAGGGCTTAAAGACCTTTGTGATGAGTTGGGAATTAAATTGATTGCTTACAGCCCTCTAGCTTTGGGACTACTTACAGGAAAATACTCTGAGCAAGACCCTTTGCCTAAAGGTATTCGAGGTCTGCTGTTTAGGCAGATATTACCAGGAATGCGCTCGCTTTTGGGATGTTTGCGAGAGGTGGCAGAATCCAGAAACAAAACCATGTCACAGGTAGCAATTAATTGGTGCATCTATAAAGAAACCATTCCCATCCCTGGAGCAAAAAGCGTAGAACAGGCAAGAGAGAATATTGGTGCTTTAGGTTGGCAATTAAACGTCAGCGAGATTGCAGAGTTAGATAAGGCGGCGGCGAATGTAGGCAAGAAAATGGTACAGAATATCTTTCAAACTAAGTGA
- a CDS encoding alpha/beta hydrolase, producing MEKPQIIKLLIGDFTWQRLLKSFIFIYICFAVYVYFRADSMIFLSRPSSYQDNPEIIKLKSGKNTNISAIYLLNNKANYTILYAHGNSEDLGDIKQILEKLHAWGFSVFAYDYRGYGTSQGKATESYAYEDINSAYNYLTENLKIPPEKIIVLGRSVGGGSAVNLAMRQPIAGLILESSFISAFQVIVPFRILPFDKFPNLDNIKNVKCPILVIHGKADDIIPFAHGEKLFNAAISPKLYLWVKEANHNDLFWVAENKYQKALQEFTTLVKTNQ from the coding sequence ATGGAAAAACCGCAAATTATAAAATTGCTAATTGGTGATTTTACTTGGCAAAGACTGCTTAAATCTTTCATATTTATTTATATATGTTTTGCTGTATATGTATATTTTCGGGCAGATAGTATGATTTTTCTATCTCGTCCTTCTAGTTATCAGGATAATCCAGAAATTATTAAGTTAAAAAGTGGTAAAAATACAAATATTTCAGCTATATATTTATTAAACAATAAAGCTAATTACACTATTCTTTATGCTCATGGAAATTCTGAAGATTTAGGAGATATTAAACAAATACTAGAAAAATTACATGCATGGGGTTTTAGTGTCTTTGCTTATGATTATCGTGGTTATGGTACGAGTCAAGGAAAGGCGACAGAAAGCTACGCATACGAAGATATTAATAGCGCTTACAATTATTTGACCGAAAATCTAAAAATACCACCTGAAAAAATTATAGTTTTGGGGCGTTCGGTTGGTGGCGGTTCTGCGGTTAACTTAGCAATGCGACAACCGATAGCTGGTTTAATTCTTGAAAGTTCCTTTATTTCAGCTTTTCAAGTAATAGTACCTTTTCGGATTTTACCTTTTGACAAATTTCCCAATCTGGACAATATCAAAAACGTAAAATGCCCGATACTAGTGATTCATGGCAAAGCAGATGATATAATTCCTTTTGCTCATGGAGAAAAGTTGTTTAATGCTGCAATATCGCCAAAGCTTTATTTGTGGGTTAAAGAGGCAAATCATAATGATTTATTCTGGGTAGCTGAAAACAAGTATCAGAAAGCTTTGCAAGAGTTTACTACTCTTGTAAAGACAAATCAGTAA
- a CDS encoding Precorrin-3B methylase has product MAKQDVPLTGEALIKEVCRRIRVARSYWDAHNNAACRGERDRALALYNTLSKKQKEQIPQVLRVWLRYRSEKYFGAHRTPPKSARKSK; this is encoded by the coding sequence ATGGCAAAGCAGGACGTTCCACTCACAGGAGAAGCGCTGATTAAAGAAGTGTGTCGGCGGATTCGGGTAGCCCGCAGCTATTGGGATGCTCACAATAATGCTGCTTGTCGAGGTGAACGTGATCGCGCATTAGCTCTTTACAATACACTGAGTAAAAAACAAAAAGAGCAGATTCCGCAAGTGTTGCGGGTGTGGTTGCGCTATCGCAGTGAGAAGTACTTTGGCGCACACCGAACACCGCCCAAATCGGCACGAAAATCAAAATAG
- a CDS encoding type I restriction endonuclease — translation MGFTEDIVKLSEQVRKRFDQVVGEEATKMALIVPFLSALGYDVYDPSEVMPEYVADFATRRAGQFEKVDYALAINGTKVMLVEAKARGQKAEAHDGQLSKYFNALLTTKVAIVTNGIEYRFFTDLRDKNVMDKEPFFTFNILEYDSKDIDNLKFFHRDNFEVTAITNHAEEMVYVKGMTQLLGNLLRSPSEEFVRFLVTELGTVAPSYEIKGRITGKIVDKFKPIVKKSIQGSLVELMTRSLTPVIDQPVEPPIDIDNGEVDIQADPQEPKVVTTAEEIEAFEKIKAITQTSTSYNYQLQYKDTVSYFGINLVGKSTWWFLRLYLSSQKKSFITRLSVGEVKSLALNFEVQEVSASLGDAASKVIISSVSDFEKLTSLILRCYEVEAAKHQAFTPDVIRMEKSA, via the coding sequence ATGGGATTTACTGAAGATATTGTCAAGCTGTCTGAACAAGTGCGTAAGCGATTTGACCAAGTTGTTGGCGAAGAAGCTACTAAGATGGCACTGATTGTTCCTTTTTTGAGCGCTCTTGGCTATGATGTCTATGATCCTAGCGAAGTCATGCCGGAATACGTAGCAGACTTTGCTACTAGAAGAGCAGGACAGTTTGAAAAAGTAGATTACGCCTTAGCTATTAACGGTACTAAAGTTATGCTCGTAGAGGCAAAAGCCCGTGGTCAAAAAGCTGAGGCACATGATGGGCAATTGAGCAAATATTTTAATGCACTTTTGACAACAAAAGTAGCTATTGTCACTAATGGGATTGAGTACCGTTTCTTTACAGACTTGCGTGATAAAAATGTCATGGACAAGGAGCCATTTTTTACTTTTAACATCCTTGAATATGATTCCAAAGATATTGATAACCTCAAATTCTTTCACCGTGATAATTTTGAGGTTACAGCTATTACCAATCATGCTGAAGAAATGGTTTATGTAAAAGGCATGACTCAGCTTCTAGGAAATCTTTTACGTTCTCCTTCTGAAGAATTTGTTCGCTTTTTAGTGACTGAACTCGGTACAGTTGCTCCTAGTTATGAAATTAAAGGTCGAATTACTGGTAAAATTGTTGATAAATTCAAACCAATTGTTAAAAAGTCGATTCAAGGAAGTTTAGTAGAGTTAATGACTCGCTCACTTACTCCAGTAATAGATCAACCTGTTGAACCACCAATAGACATAGATAATGGAGAAGTGGATATACAAGCAGATCCTCAAGAACCAAAAGTAGTAACAACTGCTGAAGAAATCGAAGCTTTTGAAAAAATTAAAGCAATTACGCAGACCTCAACCAGTTACAATTATCAACTCCAATACAAAGATACTGTTTCATACTTTGGTATCAATCTTGTTGGCAAAAGTACTTGGTGGTTTCTGAGACTATATCTATCTTCGCAGAAAAAAAGTTTTATTACTCGGCTAAGTGTAGGTGAAGTAAAGTCGCTAGCTTTAAACTTTGAAGTGCAGGAAGTATCAGCTTCTCTGGGGGATGCCGCATCAAAAGTAATTATTTCTTCTGTCAGTGATTTTGAGAAGCTGACATCACTGATTCTCAGATGTTACGAGGTAGAAGCAGCCAAGCATCAAGCATTTACCCCAGATGTAATCAGAATGGAAAAATCAGCTTAA
- the acsF gene encoding magnesium-protoporphyrin IX monomethyl ester (oxidative) cyclase → MVDSLKKPGFEEIRPGIKVPAKETLLTPRFYTTDFDEMARMDISVNEDELQAILEEFRTDYNRHHFVRDAEFDQSWDHIDGETRKLFVEFLERSCTAEFSGFLLYKELGRRLKGKNPVLAECFNLMSRDEARHAGFLNKALSDFNLSLDLGFLTKSRSYTFFKPKFIFYATYLSEKIGYWRYITIYRHLEAHPEDRVYPIFRFFENWCQDENRHGDFFDAVMKSQPQMLNDWKARLWSRFFLLSVFATMYLNDIQRKDFYATLGLDAREYDIHVIQKTNENAGRVFPLMLDVENPEFYQRLDTCISNNEKLGAIANSSTPKFLQFFQKLPLYISNGWQLLRLYLMKPIDTVSAQGAVR, encoded by the coding sequence ATGGTAGATTCCCTCAAAAAACCAGGCTTTGAAGAAATCCGGCCAGGGATTAAAGTCCCGGCAAAAGAAACCCTGTTAACACCTCGGTTTTATACTACCGATTTTGATGAAATGGCGCGGATGGATATCTCCGTCAATGAAGACGAGTTACAAGCCATTCTCGAAGAGTTCCGTACTGACTACAACCGCCATCACTTTGTTCGGGATGCCGAGTTTGACCAATCCTGGGATCATATTGACGGGGAAACTCGCAAGTTGTTCGTTGAGTTTCTAGAACGTTCCTGTACGGCAGAGTTTTCTGGCTTTTTGCTATATAAAGAACTCGGCCGTCGCTTGAAAGGAAAAAACCCTGTCTTGGCAGAGTGTTTTAACCTGATGTCACGGGATGAAGCACGTCACGCTGGCTTTTTGAACAAAGCTTTGTCGGACTTTAATCTGTCCCTAGATTTAGGATTTTTGACTAAGAGTCGCAGTTATACCTTCTTTAAACCGAAATTCATCTTCTACGCTACTTATCTTTCTGAGAAAATCGGTTATTGGCGCTACATCACTATTTATCGCCATTTAGAAGCACATCCTGAAGATCGGGTTTATCCAATCTTCCGGTTCTTTGAGAACTGGTGTCAGGATGAAAACCGTCACGGCGATTTCTTTGATGCGGTTATGAAATCTCAGCCGCAAATGTTGAATGATTGGAAAGCACGGCTGTGGAGTCGGTTCTTCCTGTTGTCGGTATTTGCGACAATGTATCTCAATGACATCCAACGCAAGGACTTTTACGCCACCTTGGGATTAGATGCAAGAGAATACGACATCCATGTAATTCAGAAGACTAACGAAAACGCCGGTCGGGTGTTCCCGCTAATGCTGGATGTAGAGAATCCTGAGTTTTATCAGCGATTGGATACTTGTATCAGCAATAATGAAAAGCTGGGTGCGATCGCTAATTCCAGCACTCCCAAATTCCTGCAATTCTTCCAAAAACTGCCACTTTACATCTCCAATGGCTGGCAGTTATTACGGCTGTACCTGATGAAACCGATTGATACTGTTTCTGCTCAAGGGGCAGTTCGTTAA
- a CDS encoding TM2 domain-containing protein, with amino-acid sequence MNLENNQHKDRLLVSYILCAVGFFGLGGLHRLYNGKIGTGLLWLCTFGLFYIGQTVDLLLIPSMVDEYEHKLRLKAGVSPFGVPLNQAVVASQVHLPTGNQLMIKLIEAAESKGGILTVTQGVKFTGASFAEVEATLNEMYKSGYVKIDNDPNTGAVVYHFHEL; translated from the coding sequence ATGAATCTTGAAAACAATCAGCATAAAGACCGACTTCTTGTCTCTTACATCTTGTGTGCAGTTGGATTTTTCGGATTAGGAGGACTGCACCGCTTATACAATGGCAAGATAGGAACGGGTTTGCTGTGGCTGTGTACTTTTGGTTTGTTTTATATAGGGCAGACTGTGGATTTGCTTCTCATCCCTAGCATGGTTGACGAATACGAACACAAGCTGAGACTAAAAGCAGGTGTATCTCCCTTTGGAGTACCATTGAATCAAGCAGTGGTTGCCTCTCAAGTCCACCTTCCAACAGGCAACCAACTGATGATTAAACTGATTGAAGCGGCGGAAAGCAAAGGTGGTATTTTAACTGTTACTCAAGGCGTGAAGTTCACGGGAGCTAGCTTTGCGGAAGTGGAAGCTACTCTCAATGAGATGTACAAATCAGGTTATGTAAAAATAGATAACGACCCCAATACTGGAGCCGTTGTCTACCATTTCCACGAACTTTAA
- a CDS encoding DUF2996 domain-containing protein produces the protein MADQTNHNQAGEVTPSTVDKQAPSVAEENAPSTDSPEATDLPTANAPDPNAAKPTATPPKREKPAAAAKAAVGEKPAAAAEEKPAAKAAKKEKAPSVEDKPFVEFIEQDYLPALQKAIAQKGVQDLQVSFAKQKVPITGFESAEECWQIIGSWKEIGARQFNLYFPEEDIQGKKGFSCNEGKKPSTLESFLIDERKITLDLLVFGLVQRLDGQKWLGIN, from the coding sequence ATGGCAGACCAAACCAATCACAATCAAGCGGGAGAAGTAACTCCCAGCACTGTTGACAAGCAAGCTCCTAGTGTGGCTGAAGAAAACGCTCCGAGTACAGACTCACCTGAAGCCACAGACCTTCCTACTGCCAACGCGCCAGATCCAAACGCTGCTAAACCAACTGCGACACCCCCCAAGCGAGAAAAACCCGCAGCCGCAGCTAAAGCCGCAGTCGGCGAAAAACCCGCCGCAGCCGCAGAAGAAAAACCCGCAGCTAAAGCCGCCAAAAAAGAAAAAGCCCCATCTGTTGAAGACAAGCCATTTGTAGAGTTCATCGAGCAAGACTACTTGCCAGCTTTACAAAAAGCGATCGCTCAAAAAGGTGTGCAAGATTTACAGGTGTCTTTTGCCAAGCAGAAAGTGCCAATTACAGGCTTTGAATCTGCTGAAGAATGCTGGCAAATTATCGGCAGTTGGAAAGAAATTGGTGCGCGTCAGTTTAACCTGTATTTCCCCGAAGAAGATATTCAAGGGAAAAAGGGATTTTCCTGCAATGAAGGCAAAAAACCTAGCACTCTTGAGTCCTTCTTAATCGATGAGCGCAAAATTACACTCGATTTGTTGGTATTTGGCTTAGTTCAGCGCTTGGACGGTCAAAAGTGGCTAGGTATAAATTAG